One part of the Methylobacterium terrae genome encodes these proteins:
- a CDS encoding type II toxin-antitoxin system death-on-curing family toxin, which produces MTIPVWVERDIVLAIHADQIAEHGGLPSLRDHALLDSALARPRQQAAYGAVDLCDLAAAYAFGVARNHPFLDGNKRVSFVIAAVFLQLNGLRVLASEPDVVATWLSIAAGEMEEVDIAAWLRARTR; this is translated from the coding sequence ATGACGATTCCGGTCTGGGTCGAGCGGGACATTGTCCTGGCGATCCATGCCGATCAGATCGCCGAGCACGGTGGCCTGCCCAGCTTGCGCGACCACGCCTTGCTCGATTCGGCCCTCGCCCGCCCCCGGCAGCAGGCCGCATACGGCGCTGTCGATCTTTGCGACCTGGCCGCTGCTTACGCCTTCGGCGTCGCCCGCAACCATCCTTTTCTCGACGGCAACAAGCGCGTGTCCTTCGTGATTGCTGCTGTGTTCTTACAGTTGAACGGCTTGCGTGTCCTTGCATCGGAGCCCGATGTCGTGGCGACGTGGTTGTCCATCGCCGCAGGAGAGATGGAGGAGGTCGATATCGCGGCCTGGCTGCGTGCCCGTACGCGATGA
- the mtnA gene encoding S-methyl-5-thioribose-1-phosphate isomerase has translation MKIDGRHYRTIFPAPDGEGIRVIDQTRLPFAFEMKTLKTEAEAAVAIRTMIVRGAPLIGATAAYGLALAMREDPSDRNLDGARARLAATRPTAINLAWALDRVAGVLGPLSPTEREAAAFAEAARIADEDVASCRAIGEHGAAVIAGIARKKTGPVNVLTHCNAGWLATVDWGTALAPIYVAHDAGVPVHVWVDETRPRNQGAALTAFELNAHGVPHTVIADNAGGHLMQHGQVDLCIVGSDRTTSTGDVCNKIGTYLKALAARDCGVPFYAALPFSTIDWTLTDGVAGIPIEERDAREVTHLTGRTDDGAFATVAVVSPGSPVANPAFDVTPARLVTGIITERGVAEATPEGLLGLYPERRAAA, from the coding sequence ATGAAGATCGACGGCCGCCACTACCGCACCATCTTCCCCGCGCCCGACGGCGAGGGGATCCGCGTCATCGACCAGACCCGCCTGCCCTTCGCCTTCGAGATGAAGACGCTCAAGACCGAGGCGGAGGCCGCGGTCGCGATCCGCACCATGATCGTGCGCGGCGCCCCGCTCATCGGCGCCACCGCCGCATACGGCTTGGCGCTGGCGATGCGCGAGGACCCGTCCGACCGCAACCTCGACGGGGCGCGGGCGCGGCTCGCTGCCACGCGGCCGACGGCGATCAACCTGGCTTGGGCCCTCGACCGGGTCGCGGGCGTGCTGGGCCCCTTGAGCCCGACCGAGCGCGAGGCCGCCGCCTTCGCCGAGGCCGCCCGCATCGCCGACGAGGACGTGGCGAGCTGCCGGGCGATCGGCGAGCATGGGGCGGCGGTGATCGCCGGGATCGCGCGCAAGAAGACCGGGCCGGTCAACGTGCTGACCCACTGCAATGCCGGCTGGCTCGCCACCGTCGATTGGGGCACGGCGCTCGCGCCGATCTACGTTGCGCACGATGCCGGCGTGCCTGTCCACGTGTGGGTCGACGAGACCCGGCCGCGCAACCAGGGCGCGGCGCTCACCGCCTTCGAGCTCAACGCCCACGGCGTGCCCCACACCGTGATCGCCGACAATGCCGGCGGGCACCTGATGCAGCACGGACAGGTCGATCTCTGCATCGTCGGCTCGGACCGCACGACGTCGACAGGCGACGTCTGCAACAAGATCGGCACCTACCTGAAGGCGCTCGCCGCCCGCGATTGCGGCGTGCCCTTCTACGCGGCACTGCCCTTCTCGACCATCGACTGGACGCTCACCGACGGCGTCGCCGGCATCCCGATCGAGGAGCGCGATGCCCGCGAGGTGACCCACCTCACCGGCCGCACCGACGACGGCGCCTTCGCGACGGTCGCGGTGGTCTCGCCCGGGAGCCCGGTGGCGAACCCGGCCTTCGACGTGACCCCGGCGCGCCTGGTCACCGGCATCATCACCGAGCGCGGCGTGGCGGAGGCGACGCCCGAGGGTTTGCTCGGGTTGTATCCGGAGCGGCGGGCGGCGGCGTGA
- a CDS encoding phosphoserine transaminase: MTTRPAVRPRAPFFSSGPCAKRPGWTPDALSDAALGRSHRAKLGKAKLKQAIDLTRTVLQVPADYRIGIVPASDTGAVEMAMWSLLGARPVDMLAWESFGETWVTDAIKQLKLDARVIKAPYGRLPDLSTVDTRTRDVVFTWNGTTSGVRVPDADWIAADREGLTICDATSAAFAQDLDWGKLDVVTFSWQKVLGGEAAHGMLILSPRAVARLESHVPAWPMPKIFRMTKGAKLIEGIFEGETINTPSMLAVEDYIDALLWAEKLGGLPALRARADRNAGVIADWVARTPWIANLAEEPATASNTSVCLVVSDPDVVGRGPEAVAAVAKGIATTLDREGVAHDIGAYRDAPPGLRIWCGATVEASDLEALTPWLDWAFAEEKARLTKAA; this comes from the coding sequence ATGACGACCCGCCCCGCGGTGCGCCCGCGCGCGCCCTTCTTCTCGTCCGGCCCCTGTGCAAAGCGCCCCGGCTGGACGCCGGACGCCCTCTCCGACGCGGCGCTCGGCCGCTCGCACCGGGCGAAGCTCGGCAAGGCCAAGCTCAAGCAGGCGATCGACCTCACCCGCACGGTGCTGCAGGTGCCGGCCGATTACCGCATCGGCATCGTGCCGGCCTCCGACACCGGCGCCGTCGAGATGGCGATGTGGTCGCTGCTCGGCGCCCGTCCGGTCGACATGCTGGCCTGGGAATCCTTCGGCGAGACCTGGGTCACCGACGCGATCAAGCAGCTCAAGCTCGACGCCCGCGTGATCAAGGCGCCCTACGGCCGCCTGCCCGACCTCTCGACCGTCGACACCCGCACCCGCGACGTGGTGTTCACCTGGAACGGAACGACGTCCGGCGTGCGCGTGCCGGATGCCGACTGGATCGCCGCCGACCGCGAGGGGCTGACGATCTGCGACGCCACTTCGGCGGCCTTCGCGCAGGACCTCGACTGGGGCAAGCTCGATGTCGTGACCTTCTCCTGGCAGAAGGTGCTCGGCGGCGAGGCCGCCCACGGCATGCTGATCCTCTCGCCCCGCGCCGTCGCGCGGCTCGAGAGCCACGTCCCGGCCTGGCCGATGCCGAAGATCTTCCGCATGACCAAGGGGGCCAAGCTGATCGAGGGCATCTTCGAGGGCGAGACCATCAACACGCCCTCGATGCTCGCGGTCGAGGACTACATCGACGCGCTGCTCTGGGCCGAAAAGCTCGGCGGCCTCCCCGCCCTGCGGGCGCGGGCCGACCGCAATGCCGGCGTGATCGCCGACTGGGTCGCCCGCACCCCCTGGATCGCCAACCTCGCCGAGGAGCCGGCGACGGCCTCCAACACCAGCGTCTGCCTGGTGGTGAGCGATCCCGACGTGGTCGGGCGCGGCCCCGAGGCGGTGGCGGCGGTCGCCAAGGGCATCGCCACGACGCTCGACCGCGAGGGCGTCGCCCACGACATCGGCGCCTACCGCGACGCCCCCCCGGGCCTGCGGATCTGGTGCGGCGCGACCGTCGAGGCGTCCGACCTCGAGGCCCTGACGCCGTGGCTCGACTGGGCCTTCGCCGAGGAGAAGGCCCGCCTGACCAAGGCGGCCTGA
- the serA gene encoding phosphoglycerate dehydrogenase — MPTSPIKKVLISDTLSPAAVAIFRERGIQADLRPELGKDKEALAAAIGDYDGLAVRSTTRVTGALLERAGRLAVIGRAGIGVDTIDVPAATSRGVIVMNTPHGNAVTTAEHAIALMLSLARQIPQADASTQAGRWEKNRFLGIELTAKTLGVVGCGNIGAIVADRGIGLRMRVIAYDPFLTPERAMALGVEKVELDELLRRADVITLHVPLTDKTRNILSSEALARAKPGVRIVNCARGGLVDEAALRAALESGHVAGAAFDVFTEEPAKENVLFGHPNMVCTPHLGASTTEAQENVALQVAEQMADYLLHGAIRNAVNFPSISAEEAPRLRPYVTLAEQLGSFLGQLTEAPIRGIRLVYEGEAAELNTRALTAAAVTGALRPFLEGVNMVSAIEVARARGIQVETATRTAVEGPYASRLHVTVEAEDMPRDAAGTVFGDGRPRFVEIRGIALEAAVAPHMLYIRNADQPGFIGRFGTLMGEAGVNVATFHLGRDRPGGDAICFAAIDEAVSPDLLQAIEAIPQVKRARAVRF; from the coding sequence ATGCCCACCTCTCCCATTAAAAAAGTCCTGATCTCCGACACCCTCTCCCCCGCCGCCGTCGCGATCTTCCGCGAGCGCGGGATCCAGGCCGATCTCCGCCCGGAGCTCGGCAAGGACAAGGAGGCGCTCGCCGCGGCCATCGGCGACTACGATGGCCTCGCCGTCCGCTCGACCACCCGGGTCACCGGCGCGCTCCTGGAGCGGGCCGGACGCCTCGCGGTGATCGGCCGGGCCGGCATCGGCGTCGACACGATCGACGTGCCGGCCGCCACATCCCGCGGCGTGATCGTGATGAACACGCCCCACGGCAACGCGGTGACGACGGCCGAGCACGCCATCGCGCTGATGCTGTCGCTCGCCCGCCAGATCCCGCAGGCCGACGCCTCGACGCAGGCCGGGCGCTGGGAGAAGAACCGCTTCCTCGGCATCGAGCTGACCGCCAAGACCCTCGGGGTCGTCGGCTGCGGCAACATCGGCGCCATCGTGGCCGATCGCGGCATCGGCCTCAGGATGCGGGTCATCGCATACGACCCGTTCCTGACCCCCGAGCGCGCGATGGCGCTCGGCGTCGAGAAGGTCGAGCTCGACGAGCTCCTGCGCCGGGCCGACGTCATCACCCTGCACGTGCCGCTGACCGACAAGACCCGCAACATCCTCTCGAGCGAGGCGCTGGCGCGGGCAAAGCCGGGGGTCCGGATCGTCAACTGCGCCCGCGGCGGCCTCGTGGACGAGGCGGCCCTGCGGGCGGCGCTCGAATCCGGCCACGTGGCGGGTGCGGCCTTCGACGTGTTCACCGAGGAGCCGGCGAAGGAGAACGTGCTGTTCGGCCATCCGAACATGGTCTGCACGCCGCATCTCGGCGCCTCGACCACCGAGGCGCAGGAGAACGTGGCGCTCCAGGTCGCCGAGCAGATGGCGGATTACCTCCTGCACGGGGCGATCCGCAACGCGGTCAACTTCCCGTCGATCTCCGCCGAGGAGGCGCCGCGCCTGCGGCCCTACGTGACGCTCGCCGAGCAGCTGGGCTCGTTCCTCGGCCAGCTCACCGAGGCGCCGATCCGCGGCATCCGCCTCGTCTACGAGGGCGAGGCGGCGGAGCTGAACACCCGGGCGCTCACGGCGGCCGCGGTGACCGGCGCGCTGCGGCCGTTCCTGGAGGGCGTCAACATGGTCTCGGCGATCGAGGTGGCGCGGGCCCGCGGCATCCAGGTCGAGACCGCGACCCGCACCGCGGTCGAGGGCCCCTACGCCTCGCGCCTCCACGTCACGGTCGAGGCCGAGGACATGCCCCGCGACGCCGCCGGCACGGTGTTCGGCGACGGCCGCCCGCGCTTCGTCGAGATCCGCGGCATCGCGCTCGAGGCCGCGGTGGCCCCCCACATGCTCTACATCCGCAACGCCGACCAGCCCGGCTTCATCGGCCGCTTCGGCACGCTGATGGGCGAGGCCGGCGTCAACGTCGCCACCTTCCACCTCGGCCGCGACCGCCCGGGCGGCGACGCGATCTGCTTTGCCGCCATCGACGAGGCGGTCTCGCCCGACTTGCTCCAAGCGATCGAGGCGATCCCGCAGGTGAAGCGGGCGCGGGCGGTGCGGTTCTGA
- a CDS encoding AbrB/MazE/SpoVT family DNA-binding domain-containing protein has translation MVALKVKAIGDTLAVMLPDDVRDRLALADGSTLHLTETPDGYRMTSRDPSAPSQMDVARDVMQRYRNALRELAK, from the coding sequence ATGGTTGCATTGAAGGTCAAGGCGATCGGCGACACCCTCGCGGTCATGCTCCCCGATGACGTTCGAGACCGCCTGGCCTTGGCGGACGGTTCGACGCTCCATCTCACCGAGACGCCGGACGGCTATCGGATGACATCGCGGGATCCGTCCGCACCAAGCCAGATGGATGTCGCGCGGGACGTCATGCAGCGATACCGCAACGCTTTGCGCGAACTGGCGAAGTAA